In one window of Paracoccus saliphilus DNA:
- a CDS encoding trans-3-hydroxy-L-proline dehydratase, protein MRSTKIIHVVSCHAEGEVGDVIVGGVAPPPGETVWEQRKWIAEDDTLRNFVLNEPRGGVFRHVNLLVPPKHPEAQAAWIIMEPEDTPPMSGSNSICVSTVLLDSGIIPMQEPVTEMVLEAPGGLVRVRAECANGKAERIYVENLPSFASRLDVPLEVPGLGTITVDTAFGGDSFVVVDPEALGIELIEDNARQIAELGIRITNAANAQYRFEHPEKPDWAHHSFCLFAGKITREGNQLRAKSVVAIQPGKLDRSPTGTAVSARMAILSARGEMSHEDRFTGVSIIGSEFHGRILGTVKVGELQAIRPEISGRGWITGTHQHMLEPSDPWPNGYRLSDTWPRIS, encoded by the coding sequence ATGCGAAGTACCAAGATCATTCATGTAGTATCCTGCCATGCCGAAGGTGAAGTGGGGGACGTCATCGTGGGCGGCGTGGCGCCACCACCCGGAGAAACGGTCTGGGAGCAGCGCAAATGGATTGCCGAAGATGATACGCTGCGCAATTTCGTCCTGAACGAACCGCGCGGCGGGGTTTTCAGGCACGTTAATCTTTTGGTGCCGCCAAAACATCCTGAGGCGCAGGCGGCCTGGATCATCATGGAGCCCGAGGACACTCCGCCGATGTCGGGCTCCAACTCGATCTGCGTCTCCACGGTGCTTCTGGATAGTGGCATCATCCCGATGCAGGAGCCGGTGACGGAAATGGTGTTGGAGGCGCCGGGCGGACTCGTAAGGGTGCGGGCGGAATGTGCCAATGGCAAGGCCGAGCGTATATATGTCGAGAACCTGCCTTCCTTCGCTTCGCGGCTCGATGTACCGCTGGAGGTTCCGGGGCTTGGTACAATTACCGTGGATACGGCTTTCGGCGGCGACAGTTTTGTCGTTGTCGATCCGGAGGCGCTCGGTATCGAACTCATCGAGGATAACGCAAGGCAGATTGCCGAGCTTGGCATCCGCATCACCAATGCTGCGAATGCGCAATATCGGTTTGAACATCCGGAAAAGCCCGACTGGGCGCATCATTCCTTCTGTCTCTTCGCGGGCAAGATCACGCGCGAGGGCAATCAGTTGCGGGCGAAATCCGTGGTTGCGATTCAACCCGGCAAGCTCGACCGTTCTCCGACCGGCACGGCCGTGTCTGCTCGCATGGCGATTTTGTCGGCACGCGGAGAGATGAGCCATGAGGATCGCTTCACCGGCGTCTCGATCATTGGCTCGGAGTTCCACGGGCGTATCCTTGGGACCGTGAAAGTGGGGGAGTTACAGGCCATTCGCCCCGAGATCAGCGGCCGCGGCTGGATCACCGGTACGCATCAGCACATGTTGGAGCCAAGCGATCCATGGCCGAACGGCTACCGTCTGTCCGATACTTGGCCGCGAATCTCCTGA
- a CDS encoding 2Fe-2S iron-sulfur cluster-binding protein: protein MPEHVRLPAPWGTRIHRATPLRFSFDGKTLSGLKGDTVASAMLASGRWVFSRSFKYHRPRGPLTMCGQDSNTLVQIGSEPNVRADRQALTEGLAVNAQNTSHNADRDRGSLLDRLGRFLPVGFYYRSFFGPTRNSWLKLWEPVIRKSAGLGVVDTGQGDGNYRKRNLRCDVLVVGAGLAGCAAARAAATAGARVVLVDSEPETGGALTYERDNEARLAEARAGLDHPQITVLTDATCNGWYADNFLPVIQGNLLYRVRAAQVVVACGTQEQPLIFRNNDLPGIVTAAQRLMRHYAVKPGERAVVFAGTPHGVAAAMDLLEAGVQLAAILLPAENPELAKHASPLADQGVWVIASARVLAGQGAKGSGQLCALDVETQAGRETLTCDLAVIDAGATPGYQLPLHAGAKLGFDDARQSFTLSSYPDSMHLAGAVAGIFSPDAVIQSGERAGAAAARALGHDIPLPDAPPDPDAALYRTYPVPDPDKAGRDFVDFDEDLQVKDIVNAVADGYSELELVKRYSTVGMGPSQGRHSALQTARIVAAETGRSVGQIGVTTARPPFGPEKLGLLAGPLRMPERLTALDTEHRAEGAKMTPVGAWWRPLYYGGGNAQEIIAREVRSVREDVAMLDVSTLGKLAVRGPEAAAFLDRIYTMSHGKQPVGRVRYCLMLNEMGSVVDDGVAYRMAEDDFYVTATTGAVDRVFSDMSWWRTQWRMDVDIQNITAAFAGINVTGPRAREVLKSLEGDVELDRDSFGFLEGRSGVIAGCPVRIMRIGFTGELSYELHTPGSYARALWAALRNVGVAPYGLEASRVLRLEKGHIIIGQDTDALSTPDELDMGWALSKKKPYYLGKPAADLRRSTGLSRKLCRFEAPLDLSGEIGESCLVMKNGVAVGNVTSVLPSPTTGRLIGLAFAAPDDAVPGGRIAIRTRSGREVMVRTVSHAFYDPENNRQDG from the coding sequence ATGCCTGAGCACGTACGACTTCCCGCCCCGTGGGGGACAAGAATTCACCGCGCCACGCCCCTGCGCTTCAGTTTCGACGGCAAGACATTGTCCGGCCTGAAAGGAGACACTGTCGCCAGCGCAATGTTGGCCTCGGGTCGTTGGGTGTTTTCGCGCTCGTTCAAATATCATCGCCCACGCGGTCCGCTGACGATGTGCGGGCAGGATTCCAATACGCTTGTGCAAATCGGATCCGAGCCCAATGTGCGGGCCGACCGGCAGGCGCTGACGGAAGGTCTTGCGGTCAACGCCCAGAACACATCGCATAACGCAGATCGAGACAGGGGCAGCCTGCTGGACAGGCTCGGGCGGTTTCTGCCGGTCGGCTTCTACTATCGCAGTTTCTTTGGACCGACGCGGAACAGCTGGTTGAAACTGTGGGAGCCAGTGATCCGCAAATCCGCCGGTCTCGGTGTGGTGGACACGGGGCAGGGTGATGGCAACTACCGCAAGCGTAATCTCCGTTGCGATGTGCTGGTGGTTGGCGCCGGTCTTGCCGGTTGTGCCGCCGCGCGAGCCGCCGCCACGGCGGGCGCCAGGGTGGTGCTGGTGGATTCCGAGCCGGAAACCGGCGGTGCGCTGACCTATGAACGTGACAATGAAGCGCGGCTTGCCGAGGCACGCGCCGGGCTTGACCATCCACAAATCACCGTTTTGACCGATGCGACCTGCAATGGTTGGTATGCTGACAATTTCCTGCCGGTTATCCAGGGTAACCTGCTTTATCGGGTCCGCGCGGCTCAGGTGGTGGTGGCCTGCGGGACGCAGGAACAGCCCTTGATCTTCCGCAACAATGACCTGCCCGGCATCGTCACCGCCGCCCAGCGGTTGATGCGGCACTATGCCGTGAAGCCGGGGGAGCGTGCGGTTGTCTTTGCCGGAACGCCTCACGGTGTCGCGGCTGCAATGGACCTGTTGGAGGCAGGGGTGCAGCTCGCCGCCATTCTTCTGCCTGCCGAGAATCCCGAATTGGCCAAACACGCCTCGCCGCTCGCCGATCAGGGCGTGTGGGTGATCGCCTCGGCTCGCGTCCTGGCGGGGCAGGGGGCCAAGGGCAGCGGGCAGCTTTGCGCGCTCGACGTGGAAACTCAGGCGGGCCGGGAAACGCTCACCTGCGATCTCGCGGTGATCGATGCCGGCGCGACTCCGGGCTACCAGCTTCCGCTGCATGCCGGGGCGAAGCTGGGCTTCGACGATGCCCGGCAGAGCTTCACGCTTTCTAGCTATCCGGACTCCATGCACCTCGCCGGTGCAGTGGCAGGGATCTTTTCCCCCGATGCTGTAATCCAAAGCGGCGAACGTGCCGGTGCTGCCGCGGCACGGGCGTTGGGGCACGATATCCCGCTGCCCGATGCACCGCCCGACCCCGACGCCGCCCTCTACCGCACTTATCCGGTACCCGACCCCGACAAGGCCGGGCGTGACTTTGTCGATTTCGACGAGGACCTCCAGGTGAAGGACATCGTCAACGCGGTCGCGGACGGTTACAGCGAGCTGGAACTGGTCAAGCGCTACTCCACTGTCGGCATGGGGCCCTCGCAAGGTCGTCATTCGGCGCTTCAGACGGCGCGGATCGTTGCGGCAGAGACCGGGCGCAGCGTCGGCCAGATCGGGGTGACGACCGCAAGACCGCCATTCGGCCCGGAGAAACTCGGCCTCCTCGCCGGCCCGCTGCGCATGCCGGAGCGGCTCACCGCCCTAGATACCGAGCATCGGGCAGAGGGCGCCAAGATGACTCCCGTCGGCGCATGGTGGCGGCCGCTCTATTACGGCGGCGGCAACGCGCAGGAAATCATCGCCCGCGAGGTGCGCAGCGTCCGCGAGGACGTGGCCATGCTGGATGTTTCCACTCTCGGCAAACTCGCTGTGCGTGGGCCTGAAGCCGCCGCCTTCCTTGATCGCATCTATACCATGTCCCACGGCAAGCAGCCCGTTGGCAGGGTGCGTTATTGCCTGATGCTCAACGAAATGGGTTCCGTTGTGGATGATGGCGTGGCGTATCGGATGGCTGAAGATGATTTCTATGTCACCGCCACCACAGGTGCGGTCGATCGTGTGTTTTCAGATATGTCATGGTGGAGAACCCAATGGCGGATGGATGTCGACATCCAGAACATCACGGCCGCCTTTGCCGGAATCAACGTGACAGGACCCCGCGCCCGCGAGGTGTTGAAATCGCTTGAAGGAGATGTGGAGTTGGATCGTGACTCCTTCGGTTTTCTCGAAGGGCGCAGCGGGGTCATCGCCGGATGCCCGGTCCGGATCATGCGAATCGGCTTCACCGGCGAGCTCAGCTATGAGCTGCACACGCCGGGAAGCTATGCCCGGGCACTCTGGGCCGCCCTGCGAAACGTGGGCGTCGCGCCCTACGGGCTGGAGGCCTCGCGGGTCCTGCGACTCGAAAAAGGGCATATCATCATCGGTCAGGATACCGATGCACTGAGCACGCCGGACGAACTTGACATGGGTTGGGCACTGTCGAAGAAAAAACCATACTATTTGGGTAAACCGGCGGCAGACCTGCGCCGGTCGACGGGGCTAAGCCGCAAGCTCTGCAGGTTTGAGGCGCCGCTCGATCTGTCCGGCGAGATAGGAGAGTCCTGCCTGGTAATGAAAAACGGGGTGGCGGTCGGTAATGTCACCTCCGTTCTACCGTCACCGACGACCGGCCGGCTGATCGGTCTCGCCTTCGCCGCGCCAGATGACGCGGTGCCCGGCGGCAGGATTGCTATTCGCACACGCAGTGGGCGTGAGGTAATGGTCAGGACTGTCTCCCACGCCTTCTATGATCCGGAAAACAACCGCCAGGATGGATAA
- a CDS encoding sarcosine oxidase subunit delta — MKQLNCPVNGLRDISEFQYLGPKRATDPENAETVVRHVFFVENPIGPMVEWWRHRPSNTVFLAERHTATDHFIRTWLPDGPEDTNA, encoded by the coding sequence ATGAAACAACTGAACTGCCCGGTGAACGGGCTGCGCGACATTTCCGAGTTCCAGTATCTCGGACCGAAGCGCGCGACCGATCCCGAGAATGCCGAAACCGTGGTGCGCCATGTCTTCTTCGTCGAGAACCCGATCGGCCCGATGGTTGAGTGGTGGCGGCACCGGCCGAGCAACACGGTTTTTCTTGCGGAACGTCACACTGCCACCGACCACTTCATCCGCACATGGCTCCCCGACGGGCCGGAGGATACCAATGCCTGA
- a CDS encoding FAD-dependent oxidoreductase, giving the protein MPFALLRYGLKKGHQPYRDIPATPDLKPSYDVVIIGGGGHGLASAYYLSHKHGIRSVAVLEKGYLAGGNTARNTTTVRSNYLTAESIRFYKEGVTLFEEMSQELGFNVMFSQRGQLTLAHSDATMRSFHLRAEMGKLAGTRVEVVDPKMVRELCPHLNMDEGGQHEVLGGLWHEDGGTARHDAVAWGYAKRAAEKGVEIHQRTTVTGMRTAGDKVVEIETDRGNIRAGQVIQAAGGLNGQIAELAGLSLPIRCFPLQAMVTQPLKPFLDTLVSSANLHTYLVQSSRGEVVIGGGSDPYQLASTRSTFDQKEHLAHGALHLFPFLHNIKLLRQWAGITDMTPDYSPIMGASPLSNYWLDTGWGTWGFKATPVAGKYLSECVATGRTPDILKPFALERFERFALLNEMGATAASH; this is encoded by the coding sequence ATGCCGTTCGCACTACTCAGATACGGGCTGAAAAAGGGGCATCAGCCCTACCGGGACATCCCAGCCACTCCCGATCTGAAACCCTCTTACGATGTCGTCATAATCGGTGGCGGCGGCCATGGCTTGGCCTCGGCTTACTACCTGTCGCACAAACATGGCATTCGTTCTGTTGCGGTGCTGGAGAAAGGATACCTCGCCGGCGGAAACACCGCACGTAACACGACCACCGTCCGATCGAACTACCTTACTGCCGAGTCGATCCGCTTCTACAAGGAAGGCGTGACGCTTTTCGAGGAAATGAGCCAAGAGCTTGGATTCAACGTCATGTTCTCTCAGCGGGGGCAACTTACGCTGGCCCATTCCGACGCTACCATGCGCAGCTTTCATCTGCGCGCCGAGATGGGCAAGCTGGCTGGCACGCGCGTCGAGGTCGTGGACCCGAAAATGGTGCGCGAGCTTTGCCCGCATCTGAACATGGATGAGGGTGGCCAGCACGAAGTGCTCGGCGGGCTCTGGCATGAGGACGGCGGTACCGCCCGGCATGACGCGGTTGCATGGGGCTACGCCAAGCGCGCTGCCGAGAAGGGCGTCGAGATCCACCAGCGCACAACCGTTACCGGTATGAGAACCGCTGGCGACAAGGTGGTGGAGATCGAGACCGACCGCGGCAACATCCGCGCCGGACAGGTTATCCAGGCGGCGGGTGGGCTGAATGGGCAGATCGCCGAGCTGGCCGGTCTATCCCTTCCGATCCGCTGTTTCCCGCTTCAGGCGATGGTCACCCAGCCCCTCAAGCCCTTCCTTGATACACTTGTGTCTTCGGCCAATCTGCACACCTATCTCGTGCAATCCTCGCGCGGCGAGGTCGTGATCGGCGGCGGCTCGGATCCCTACCAGCTTGCCTCCACCCGTTCGACTTTCGACCAGAAGGAGCATCTGGCCCACGGCGCCCTCCATCTTTTCCCGTTTTTGCACAACATAAAGCTGTTGCGCCAATGGGCTGGGATCACCGACATGACACCCGACTACAGCCCGATCATGGGTGCCTCACCGCTCTCGAATTATTGGCTCGATACCGGTTGGGGCACATGGGGCTTCAAGGCCACGCCCGTGGCCGGGAAATACCTCTCTGAATGCGTCGCCACCGGAAGAACGCCGGACATTCTGAAACCATTCGCCCTGGAGCGGTTCGAGCGTTTCGCACTGCTCAACGAAATGGGCGCTACCGCCGCCAGCCATTGA